The Tursiops truncatus isolate mTurTru1 chromosome 6, mTurTru1.mat.Y, whole genome shotgun sequence genome includes a window with the following:
- the CD274 gene encoding programmed cell death 1 ligand 1 isoform X1: MRIYSIFTFMAYSCLLKAFTITVPKDLYVVEYGSNVTLECRFPVDKQLNLLALVVYWEMEDKKIIQFVNGEEDLNVQHSSYNQRALLLKNQLPLGKAALQITDVKLQDAGIYCCLISYGGADYKRITLKVNASYRKINQTISVDPVTSEHELMCQAEGYPEAEVIWTSSDHRVLSGKTTITSSKREEKLFNVTSTLRINTTANEIFYCIFRRLGHEENSTAELVIPEPYPDPAKKRTHLVILGALLLFLSVTLTIIFYLKRDVEVMDMEKCGTRDMNSKQQNDTQFEET; encoded by the exons ATGAGGATATACAGTATCTTTACATTCATGGCTTACTCTTGTTTGCTGAAAG CATTTACTATCACAGTTCCCAAGGACCTGTATGTGGTAGAATATGGCAGCAATGTGACATTGGAATGCAGATTTCCAGTAGACAAACAATTAAACCTGTTGGCATTAGTTGTTTACTGGGAAATGGAGGATAAGAAAATTATTCAGTTTGTGAATGGGGAGGAAGACCTGAATGTTCAACACAGTAGCTACAACCAGAGGGCCCTGCTGTTGAAGAACCAGCTCCCCTTGGGGAAGGCCGCACTTCAGATAACAGATGTGAAATTGCAGGATGCAGGAATTTACTGCTGCTTGATCAGCTATGGCGGTGCCGACTACAAGCGGATTACTTTGAAAGTCAATG CTTCATACCGCAAAATCAACCAAACAATTTCTGTGGATCCAGTCACCTCTGAACATGAACTAATGTGTCAGGCTGAGGGTTACCCTGAGGCTGAAGTCATCTGGACAAGCAGTGACCACCGAGTCCTGAGTGGCAAAACCACCATTACCAgttccaagagggaggagaagcttTTCAATGTGACCAGCACACTAAGAATCAACACAACAGCTAACGAGATTTTCTACTGCATTTTTCggagattaggtcatgaggaaAACAGTACAGCTGAATTGGTCATCCCAG aaccaTATCCAGATCCAGCAAAAAAGAGGACTCACTTGGTGATTCTGGGAGCTCTCCTGTTGTTCCTTAGTGTAACCCTGACAATCATCTTCTATCTAAAAAGAGATG tggaaGTGATGGATATGGAAAAATGTGGCACCCGAGATATGAACTCAAAGCAGCAAAATG ATACACAATTTGAGGAGACGTAA
- the CD274 gene encoding programmed cell death 1 ligand 1 isoform X2, producing the protein MRIYSIFTFMAYSCLLKAFTITVPKDLYVVEYGSNVTLECRFPVDKQLNLLALVVYWEMEDKKIIQFVNGEEDLNVQHSSYNQRALLLKNQLPLGKAALQITDVKLQDAGIYCCLISYGGADYKRITLKVNEPYPDPAKKRTHLVILGALLLFLSVTLTIIFYLKRDVEVMDMEKCGTRDMNSKQQNDTQFEET; encoded by the exons ATGAGGATATACAGTATCTTTACATTCATGGCTTACTCTTGTTTGCTGAAAG CATTTACTATCACAGTTCCCAAGGACCTGTATGTGGTAGAATATGGCAGCAATGTGACATTGGAATGCAGATTTCCAGTAGACAAACAATTAAACCTGTTGGCATTAGTTGTTTACTGGGAAATGGAGGATAAGAAAATTATTCAGTTTGTGAATGGGGAGGAAGACCTGAATGTTCAACACAGTAGCTACAACCAGAGGGCCCTGCTGTTGAAGAACCAGCTCCCCTTGGGGAAGGCCGCACTTCAGATAACAGATGTGAAATTGCAGGATGCAGGAATTTACTGCTGCTTGATCAGCTATGGCGGTGCCGACTACAAGCGGATTACTTTGAAAGTCAATG aaccaTATCCAGATCCAGCAAAAAAGAGGACTCACTTGGTGATTCTGGGAGCTCTCCTGTTGTTCCTTAGTGTAACCCTGACAATCATCTTCTATCTAAAAAGAGATG tggaaGTGATGGATATGGAAAAATGTGGCACCCGAGATATGAACTCAAAGCAGCAAAATG ATACACAATTTGAGGAGACGTAA